From a single Deltaproteobacteria bacterium genomic region:
- the fabD gene encoding ACP S-malonyltransferase, with amino-acid sequence MIAFVFPGQGSQYVGMGKELYDEFGVARDTFDEASEVLGVNMAKLCFEGGPGELSLTANAQPAILTVSTVSLRVLNSQLDITPDFVAGHSLGEYSALVANGSMTFKDAVHTVRKRGEFMQEAVPVGAGAMTAVLGLEIEIIEQICSDVSRNSLVASPANLNAPGQTVISGNKEAVIEASEMAKTRGAKRVVPLDVSAPFHCALMKPAADKLAGVLNGVEFSEMSVPIVTNCDATINNDSSRTADLLIKQVTSPVRWYESVESLRREGVSRFIEIGPRNVLTGLIRRTLSDVSVGNFENTAQLESLKNGRN; translated from the coding sequence ATGATTGCATTCGTATTTCCCGGTCAGGGTTCCCAGTATGTGGGAATGGGCAAGGAGCTTTATGATGAGTTCGGTGTCGCAAGAGATACTTTCGACGAGGCGAGCGAGGTTCTCGGAGTCAACATGGCGAAGCTTTGTTTTGAAGGCGGTCCCGGTGAGCTTTCTCTTACGGCAAATGCGCAACCTGCGATACTAACGGTCAGCACAGTTTCTCTCAGGGTGCTAAATTCCCAGTTGGACATAACGCCCGATTTTGTGGCGGGACACAGCCTGGGGGAATATTCCGCCCTTGTCGCGAACGGATCCATGACTTTTAAAGACGCCGTGCATACGGTAAGAAAAAGAGGGGAGTTCATGCAGGAAGCGGTCCCGGTCGGAGCAGGGGCAATGACCGCGGTACTGGGACTGGAAATAGAAATTATAGAGCAAATATGCAGCGATGTATCAAGAAACTCGCTCGTGGCAAGCCCGGCCAATCTTAATGCGCCGGGACAGACCGTTATCTCAGGCAATAAAGAAGCTGTCATTGAGGCGTCGGAAATGGCCAAAACGAGAGGTGCCAAGAGGGTAGTGCCGCTTGACGTGAGTGCGCCCTTTCATTGCGCACTCATGAAACCCGCCGCCGATAAACTGGCCGGTGTTCTGAACGGTGTGGAGTTTAGTGAAATGAGCGTGCCTATAGTAACTAATTGTGACGCGACGATTAACAACGACTCTTCTAGAACGGCGGACCTTCTTATTAAACAGGTAACAAGCCCGGTTAGATGGTACGAGTCGGTAGAGAGCCTCCGAAGGGAAGGGGTAAGCAGGTTTATAGAGATAGGCCCCAGGAATGTCCTTACGGGTTTGATTAGAAGAACGCTATCGGATGTATCAGTCGGCAATTTTGAAAATACGGCACAATTGGAGTCATTGAAAAATGGGAGAAATTGA
- a CDS encoding DUF177 domain-containing protein, with product MRIRVSDIKDEGLRIETHMDPRWLDNIPELCSGTENTRLISDFDIDLEVTRVLREVSVLGKISFSIEAPCSRCLEAVRLDFMPEIKLLISPSDKIRDEEDLDHETYSGDEVDLGNYLREQIAITLPVKVICSDDCKGLCTNCGINLNQELCGCDKEWIDPRFAALKKLKI from the coding sequence ATGAGAATAAGGGTATCGGATATAAAGGACGAGGGATTACGTATCGAAACGCATATGGATCCCCGGTGGCTCGATAATATACCGGAGCTTTGCTCGGGAACGGAAAATACCCGTCTCATATCGGACTTTGACATTGATTTAGAGGTTACGAGAGTCCTCAGGGAAGTTTCGGTGCTCGGGAAGATCAGTTTCTCCATCGAGGCCCCGTGCTCCAGATGCCTTGAAGCGGTCAGGCTGGATTTTATGCCGGAAATAAAGCTTCTCATCTCGCCTTCTGATAAAATTCGCGATGAGGAAGATTTGGATCACGAGACTTACAGCGGCGATGAAGTCGATCTCGGCAATTATTTGAGAGAGCAGATTGCCATTACACTTCCGGTTAAGGTAATATGCAGTGATGATTGCAAGGGGCTATGCACGAATTGCGGAATCAATCTTAACCAAGAACTGTGCGGCTGTGACAAGGAATGGATAGACCCGAGATTCGCAGCGCTTAAGAAATTGAAAATATGA
- the fabG gene encoding 3-oxoacyl-[acyl-carrier-protein] reductase, translating into MGEIEQKVALITGGSRGIGKSIALRLAGDGAFVVINYQKNQDAAKKVLSEIEKAGGKGKIACFSVSDFESVQEEVEKIVTEQGGLHILVNNAGITQDTLLLRMKFEDWENVITTNLNGVFNCTKAVTRIMIKQRYGRIVNITSVVGEMGNSGQTNYAASKAGIIGFTKAAAREMAPRSITVNAVSPGFIETDITNNLPEEIRNQYIEKIPLGRFGSPEDVAGVVAFLTSEEASYITGEVVRVNGGIYT; encoded by the coding sequence ATGGGAGAAATTGAGCAAAAGGTAGCGCTTATCACGGGGGGTTCGAGAGGAATAGGAAAATCAATCGCGCTCAGGCTTGCCGGAGACGGCGCTTTTGTGGTTATTAATTACCAGAAAAACCAGGATGCGGCAAAAAAAGTGCTGTCGGAGATTGAAAAGGCCGGGGGAAAGGGCAAAATAGCCTGTTTCAGTGTTTCCGACTTTGAGTCGGTACAGGAAGAGGTGGAAAAAATTGTCACTGAGCAGGGTGGACTTCATATACTTGTCAACAATGCGGGCATTACGCAGGACACGCTACTCTTGAGGATGAAATTCGAGGATTGGGAAAATGTAATCACCACCAATCTCAACGGTGTATTTAACTGCACCAAGGCAGTAACTCGCATTATGATCAAACAGAGGTACGGCAGGATTGTCAATATCACCTCGGTAGTGGGAGAGATGGGCAATTCGGGACAGACGAACTATGCGGCCTCGAAGGCGGGTATTATCGGGTTCACCAAGGCAGCCGCGAGGGAAATGGCTCCCAGGTCTATCACGGTAAACGCGGTAAGCCCCGGCTTTATAGAGACTGATATTACGAACAATCTGCCGGAAGAAATAAGAAATCAATATATTGAAAAAATACCGCTGGGCAGGTTCGGTTCACCCGAGGACGTGGCAGGGGTCGTTGCTTTTCTGACCTCCGAGGAAGCATCATATATAACGGGTGAGGTGGTCAGGGTGAACGGCGGAATATATACTTAA
- the mdh gene encoding malate dehydrogenase — protein MSRSKISVIGAGNVGASTALMLSQMELGDVVLVDIVEGMPQGKALDMMEMNPVYGYDVNITGTNSYEETENSDVVVITSGLPRKPGMSRDDLIAKNTSIVKEVTENVAKKSPNAILILVTNPLDAMVYVAHKISGFPRERVMGMAGVLDSARFRAFIGMELGVSVENINAFVLGGHGDDMVPLGRFTTVAGVPVTELIPQDRLEAIIKRTRGGGGEIVQLLKTGSAFYAPAVSAVEMVEAILKDKKKILPCCVLAKGEYGIDNIFVGLPVKLGSKGVEEIFEIKLSEEEREELHVSASHVKELCEHIEKTGEI, from the coding sequence ATGAGCAGATCAAAAATTTCAGTAATAGGCGCGGGAAACGTAGGCGCGTCAACGGCTTTAATGCTTTCCCAGATGGAACTGGGCGATGTGGTTCTGGTTGACATCGTCGAGGGTATGCCTCAGGGCAAGGCTCTGGACATGATGGAGATGAATCCCGTGTACGGATACGACGTAAACATAACGGGCACAAACAGTTACGAAGAGACGGAAAACTCGGACGTCGTCGTAATTACCTCGGGGCTCCCCAGAAAACCCGGGATGAGCAGGGATGACCTAATAGCCAAGAATACCAGCATTGTTAAGGAAGTTACCGAAAATGTCGCGAAAAAATCGCCTAACGCAATACTGATTCTTGTTACCAACCCTCTGGACGCAATGGTTTATGTTGCGCACAAGATAAGCGGTTTTCCCAGGGAAAGGGTGATGGGCATGGCGGGCGTGCTCGACTCCGCGAGATTCAGAGCATTCATAGGAATGGAGCTCGGGGTCTCGGTTGAGAATATAAACGCCTTCGTACTTGGCGGTCACGGGGATGATATGGTGCCGCTCGGGAGGTTTACGACAGTCGCCGGGGTGCCCGTTACGGAGCTTATTCCCCAGGACAGGCTCGAAGCCATAATCAAGAGGACACGCGGAGGGGGCGGCGAGATAGTGCAGCTCCTCAAAACTGGAAGCGCTTTCTATGCGCCGGCGGTATCGGCAGTCGAAATGGTGGAGGCCATACTCAAGGACAAAAAGAAGATTCTCCCTTGCTGCGTGCTCGCAAAGGGAGAGTACGGCATAGACAACATCTTTGTGGGGCTCCCTGTTAAGCTCGGAAGTAAAGGAGTCGAGGAAATTTTTGAAATCAAGCTTTCCGAGGAGGAAAGGGAAGAGCTTCATGTATCCGCGAGTCATGTTAAGGAGCTCTGCGAGCACATCGAAAAGACAGGTGAAATTTAA
- the icd gene encoding isocitrate dehydrogenase (NADP(+)), which translates to MGVQTMSSAKPSVGQKIEIDKDNDCLIVPDNPIIPFIEGDGTGPDIWRASQIVFDAAVEKAYGGRRQIIWREVMTGEKAFELTGEWLPDETLDDLKEYIVSIKGPLTTPIGGGIRSLNVALRQILDLYACVRPVKYIKGTPSPIKRPEDMDMIIFRENTEDVYSGIEWQSGSKEAKEIRDYLVEKYGVNIREGSGIGIKPISPFGTKRLVRKAIKYATDKKRDSVTLVHKGNIMKFTEGAFRDWGYELAKDEFPNDSITEDELWDVYKGKRPDGKVVINDRIADNMLQQILTRTREYQVLATSNLNGDYLSDACAAQVGGLGMAPGGNIGDYLALFEATHGTAPKYAGQDKVNPSSVILSGVMMFEYLGWDEVSDLILKAMEITILDKTVTYDLERQLDNAKLLKCSEFGEAIAANMDRVTV; encoded by the coding sequence ATGGGAGTACAAACAATGTCATCCGCAAAACCCAGTGTGGGTCAGAAAATTGAAATCGATAAAGATAACGACTGTCTGATAGTACCCGACAATCCTATCATTCCATTCATAGAAGGCGACGGTACGGGGCCCGATATATGGCGGGCATCCCAGATTGTATTCGATGCCGCAGTTGAAAAGGCTTACGGCGGCAGGAGGCAAATAATCTGGCGCGAGGTAATGACGGGAGAAAAAGCATTCGAGCTTACCGGAGAATGGCTTCCGGATGAGACGCTGGATGACCTGAAAGAATATATAGTCTCTATTAAAGGCCCTCTTACTACACCTATAGGAGGAGGCATAAGGAGTTTAAACGTCGCTCTCAGGCAGATACTCGATCTCTACGCTTGCGTGCGTCCGGTGAAGTATATAAAGGGCACCCCGTCCCCCATAAAAAGGCCGGAAGATATGGACATGATTATCTTCAGGGAAAATACCGAAGACGTGTATTCCGGAATAGAATGGCAGAGCGGGTCCAAAGAGGCTAAGGAAATCAGAGACTATCTGGTTGAGAAGTACGGCGTGAATATACGCGAAGGCTCCGGAATAGGGATAAAACCTATAAGCCCGTTCGGAACTAAAAGACTGGTCAGAAAAGCTATCAAATACGCTACTGATAAAAAGAGAGACAGCGTTACGTTGGTTCACAAAGGGAACATAATGAAGTTCACCGAGGGCGCTTTCAGGGATTGGGGATATGAGCTTGCCAAGGATGAATTCCCGAACGACTCGATTACCGAAGACGAGCTATGGGATGTTTATAAAGGCAAAAGACCCGACGGGAAGGTTGTAATTAACGACAGGATAGCCGACAACATGCTTCAGCAGATTCTGACGAGGACCAGGGAGTATCAGGTATTAGCGACATCCAACCTCAACGGCGACTATCTGTCGGACGCCTGCGCCGCGCAGGTAGGAGGCCTCGGAATGGCCCCCGGAGGGAATATCGGCGACTATCTGGCTCTATTCGAGGCGACGCACGGAACGGCCCCGAAGTACGCCGGTCAGGACAAGGTGAACCCCAGCTCTGTAATACTCTCAGGGGTGATGATGTTCGAATATCTGGGATGGGACGAAGTTTCCGATCTCATTCTCAAGGCCATGGAAATTACGATTCTGGATAAAACGGTTACTTACGACCTAGAACGCCAGCTGGATAACGCGAAGCTGCTTAAATGTTCCGAATTCGGAGAGGCAATCGCGGCCAATATGGACAGGGTTACGGTTTGA
- a CDS encoding dipeptide ABC transporter ATP-binding protein — MKELLKIKGLKKYFPVKSGVLSRVSNFVKAVDGVDMTVSKGETVGLVGESGCGKTTLGKTIIKLLEPTGGDIFFEEKNITRLSSSRMRAFRKKMQIVFQDPYGSLNPRMKVESIVSEGLIIHNISSANERKTLVRELLRTVGLREDALSRYPHEFSGGQRQRIAIARALALNPDFIVCDEPISALDVSVQAQIINLFIELQEKFSLTYLFISHDLRVVRHISDRVAVMYLGKIVEFAASRELYKNPLHPYTRILISSVPIADPEKKRKMTVLKGDVPSPINPPPGCSFHPRCPIAVEKCSSVEPELRDVGGGHFVSCHLA; from the coding sequence ATGAAGGAACTACTAAAAATAAAAGGACTAAAAAAATATTTTCCGGTCAAGTCGGGAGTGCTGTCGCGGGTTTCGAATTTCGTGAAGGCGGTAGACGGAGTGGACATGACCGTGTCCAAAGGCGAGACGGTCGGGCTGGTGGGCGAGAGCGGATGCGGCAAGACGACTCTCGGAAAGACTATAATCAAGCTCCTTGAACCTACGGGAGGCGATATATTCTTCGAGGAAAAAAACATAACCCGCCTTAGCTCCTCTCGGATGAGGGCGTTTAGAAAAAAGATGCAGATAGTGTTCCAGGACCCATACGGCTCCCTCAACCCCAGGATGAAAGTGGAAAGCATAGTATCGGAGGGACTTATAATCCACAACATATCCTCCGCAAACGAGAGAAAGACCCTGGTCAGGGAGCTTCTGAGAACGGTAGGGCTCAGGGAGGACGCGCTCTCCCGATACCCGCATGAATTCAGCGGAGGACAGCGTCAAAGAATAGCGATCGCGAGAGCCCTCGCGCTGAATCCCGATTTTATCGTGTGCGACGAGCCTATCTCCGCTCTCGATGTATCGGTTCAGGCCCAGATCATAAACCTCTTTATAGAGCTACAGGAGAAATTCAGTCTTACCTACCTTTTTATATCTCACGATCTGCGCGTTGTCAGGCACATAAGCGACAGGGTTGCGGTGATGTATCTCGGGAAGATAGTGGAGTTCGCAGCGAGCAGGGAGCTCTACAAGAACCCCCTGCACCCCTACACGCGAATACTAATCTCCTCAGTCCCTATCGCTGATCCCGAGAAAAAGAGGAAGATGACCGTGCTCAAGGGGGACGTCCCGAGCCCGATTAATCCACCTCCGGGGTGCAGCTTCCACCCCCGCTGCCCCATAGCGGTTGAGAAGTGCTCGTCGGTAGAGCCGGAATTGCGGGACGTCGGAGGCGGGCATTTCGTTTCCTGCCACCTTGCGTGA
- the acnA gene encoding aconitate hydratase AcnA, with protein MSEQKNGLNPISTLKTSSGEVKYYSLKALGDTLGKDISRLPVSIRILLENVIRNYDGSTINDEHVKALAGWDPENKEAKEIPYCPARVILQDFTGVPCVVDLAAMRSVVNRLGGDPEKINPIVPVDLVIDHSVQVDYFANDKAFQLNVEREYERNGERYAFLRWAQKAFDNFRVVPPGTGIVHQVNLECLASVVASREVDGETVAYPDTLVGTDSHTTMINALSVLGWGVGGIEAEACMLGQPLYMLVPDVIGFKLSGQLAEGVTATDLVLTVTEMLRKKGVVGKFVEFYGPGLSQLALSDKATIANMSPEYGATMGFFPVDEENLRYLKITGRDRKLVELVETYTKEQGLFRTDETPDPVYNDTLELDISTVEPSMAGPSRPQDRVSLKNLKQTFEKDLKHKTGDESEENLKKKTDVKFNGDSEQLGNGSVVIAAITSCTNTSNPSVMVGSGLVAKKAVEKGLTVKPTVKTSLAPGSKVVTDYLDASGLTTYLDKLGFDLVGYGCTTCIGNSGPLPEPVEKAIRENDLTCAAVLSGNRNFEGRIHPYVKFSYLASPPLVVAFALAGTVDIDIYNEPIGTGSDGEQVYLKDIWPAQKEITDTVNNVLNPEMFRAQYTHVFDGDERWKELSTPEGNLYKWDENSTYIQNPTFFTDFSLDFPETSDIKGARVLALLGDSITTDHISPAGSIPKDGPAGRYLISRGVAQRDFNSFGSRRGNHEVMIRGTFANIRIRNKMVPGVEGGVTKYVPTDEEMSIFDASMKYQSEGTPLIVIGGKEYGTGSSRDWAAKGTILLGVKAVIAESYERIHRSNLVGMGVLPLQFKDGESQETYGLTGFEKYDIGGISEGLRPGKEIPVTVTREDGDNFSFNAVCRLDSPVEVEYYKNSGILQTVLRQMMK; from the coding sequence ATGAGTGAACAAAAAAACGGCCTCAATCCCATTTCTACGCTTAAAACAAGCTCGGGTGAAGTGAAATATTATTCGCTCAAGGCCCTAGGGGACACACTCGGAAAGGACATCTCCCGACTCCCCGTATCTATCAGGATCCTTCTGGAAAATGTTATAAGAAACTATGACGGGAGTACGATCAACGATGAGCACGTAAAGGCTCTTGCCGGATGGGATCCGGAAAACAAAGAGGCTAAAGAAATTCCCTATTGCCCGGCCCGCGTAATACTTCAGGATTTCACGGGCGTCCCCTGCGTGGTCGACCTTGCGGCGATGAGGTCGGTTGTAAACCGTCTCGGAGGAGACCCTGAGAAAATAAATCCGATAGTGCCTGTGGATCTTGTTATAGATCACTCCGTCCAGGTCGATTATTTCGCCAATGATAAAGCCTTCCAGTTGAATGTCGAAAGGGAGTACGAGCGTAATGGAGAGAGATACGCATTCTTAAGGTGGGCGCAGAAGGCTTTCGATAATTTCAGAGTAGTCCCGCCGGGAACGGGAATAGTGCATCAGGTTAATCTTGAATGCCTTGCGAGCGTCGTCGCCTCACGCGAGGTGGACGGAGAAACGGTCGCGTACCCGGACACACTGGTAGGAACCGACTCACACACGACAATGATAAACGCCCTGAGCGTGCTTGGATGGGGAGTCGGAGGGATCGAGGCCGAGGCCTGCATGCTGGGACAGCCGCTCTATATGCTGGTCCCGGACGTAATAGGGTTCAAACTGTCCGGCCAGCTTGCCGAAGGGGTAACTGCCACCGATCTTGTGCTCACCGTAACGGAAATGCTGAGGAAAAAGGGAGTGGTGGGCAAGTTCGTAGAATTTTACGGCCCGGGCCTGAGCCAGCTTGCTCTTTCAGATAAGGCAACAATAGCGAATATGTCGCCGGAGTACGGCGCAACCATGGGGTTTTTCCCAGTTGACGAAGAAAACCTGCGCTACCTGAAAATTACAGGAAGGGACCGAAAACTCGTGGAACTCGTCGAAACCTATACGAAGGAGCAGGGGTTGTTCAGAACGGACGAAACCCCGGACCCGGTATATAACGATACTCTGGAGCTCGATATTTCCACCGTTGAGCCCTCCATGGCCGGGCCCAGTCGTCCCCAGGACAGGGTGTCTTTAAAAAACCTGAAGCAGACCTTCGAGAAAGACCTCAAGCATAAAACCGGCGACGAAAGCGAGGAAAATTTAAAGAAAAAAACGGATGTAAAATTCAATGGAGACTCGGAGCAGCTGGGAAACGGCTCGGTTGTGATAGCAGCCATCACGAGCTGCACCAACACTTCAAATCCCTCCGTCATGGTGGGTTCGGGTCTTGTGGCCAAAAAGGCGGTTGAAAAGGGCCTGACCGTAAAGCCCACTGTGAAAACCAGCCTCGCGCCCGGCTCAAAAGTAGTGACCGATTACCTCGACGCCTCGGGGCTCACGACCTACCTGGATAAGCTGGGCTTCGATCTTGTGGGTTACGGCTGCACCACGTGTATAGGCAACAGCGGTCCTCTGCCGGAGCCGGTCGAAAAAGCGATAAGAGAAAACGATCTTACATGCGCGGCAGTATTGAGCGGAAACAGGAATTTCGAGGGGCGCATTCACCCCTATGTTAAATTCTCCTATCTCGCTTCGCCCCCGCTCGTGGTAGCGTTCGCTCTGGCGGGAACAGTGGATATCGATATATACAATGAACCCATAGGCACCGGGTCGGACGGCGAGCAGGTGTATCTCAAAGATATATGGCCCGCCCAGAAGGAAATAACCGATACCGTAAATAACGTTCTGAATCCCGAAATGTTCAGAGCCCAGTACACTCATGTATTCGACGGGGACGAAAGATGGAAAGAGCTCTCAACGCCTGAGGGGAACCTCTATAAATGGGACGAGAACTCGACGTATATTCAAAACCCGACGTTCTTTACGGATTTCTCTCTCGATTTTCCCGAGACATCGGACATCAAAGGCGCGCGCGTCCTTGCCCTTCTCGGCGACTCCATCACTACCGATCACATTTCGCCCGCAGGCTCGATTCCCAAAGACGGCCCCGCGGGCAGGTACCTCATTTCCCGCGGCGTCGCGCAGCGGGACTTTAACAGCTTCGGCTCCCGGAGAGGAAACCACGAGGTTATGATAAGAGGCACTTTCGCGAATATACGTATCAGGAATAAAATGGTGCCCGGAGTCGAGGGCGGGGTAACAAAATACGTTCCTACTGATGAGGAAATGTCGATATTCGACGCATCGATGAAATACCAGTCCGAGGGTACTCCTCTCATCGTCATTGGCGGCAAGGAGTACGGCACAGGAAGCTCCCGTGACTGGGCGGCTAAAGGCACGATACTTCTCGGCGTAAAGGCCGTTATAGCCGAAAGCTACGAGAGGATTCACAGGAGCAACCTTGTAGGTATGGGAGTGCTGCCGCTTCAGTTCAAAGACGGGGAGAGCCAGGAAACATACGGACTCACCGGTTTTGAAAAGTACGATATCGGCGGAATATCCGAAGGGCTCAGGCCCGGAAAGGAAATCCCTGTCACCGTAACGAGAGAAGACGGGGATAATTTTAGTTTTAACGCCGTATGCCGTCTCGACAGTCCTGTAGAAGTCGAATATTATAAAAACAGCGGGATATTGCAAACGGTTTTACGACAAATGATGAAATAA
- the rpmF gene encoding 50S ribosomal protein L32, producing the protein MALPKRKHSKSRSRKRRTHYKMSAPGLSVCQNCGEHKPPHRACPGCGFYKGRTFIKEQQEELS; encoded by the coding sequence ATGGCACTTCCAAAAAGAAAACACTCTAAATCCAGATCCAGAAAAAGAAGAACCCACTATAAGATGAGTGCCCCCGGTTTGTCGGTCTGCCAGAATTGCGGAGAGCATAAGCCGCCTCACAGGGCATGCCCGGGCTGCGGGTTTTACAAGGGAAGAACATTCATTAAGGAACAGCAAGAAGAACTTTCATAA
- the fabF gene encoding beta-ketoacyl-ACP synthase II, whose amino-acid sequence MNKRVAVTGIGLVTPLGIGNKETWDAICEGRGGVHRTTKFDPSEHKTQFAAEINDFNPELFMNPKEARKTDTFIQYAVASAKLALQDAGLEITDELSPLTGAIVGSGIGGMETYVNTVLTMEEKGPGRLSPFFITNIINNMAAGYISIFFNAKGPNCCTTTACAASAHAVGYAAQAIQKGDALIMFAGGSEAPVIPLTFAGFNAMRALSTRNDEPERASRPFDRERDGFIIGEGSGMLILEEMEFAKKRGARIYAELAGYGMSGDASHITAPSLDGPERCMKAALNAGGINPDEIDYINAHGTSTPLNDANETNAIKEVFKDRAYKIPVSSTKSMTGHLLGAAGGVEAAFTVKALDEGVLPPTINYDNPDPECDLDYVPNEARKESIKTALSNSFGFGGTNASLIFRKLD is encoded by the coding sequence ATGAATAAAAGGGTAGCGGTTACAGGTATAGGTCTTGTAACCCCTCTGGGGATAGGCAATAAAGAGACCTGGGACGCAATATGCGAAGGGCGCGGAGGAGTGCACAGGACAACAAAGTTCGACCCCTCGGAGCACAAGACGCAGTTCGCGGCTGAAATTAACGATTTTAATCCCGAGCTTTTTATGAATCCCAAAGAAGCGAGGAAGACCGACACCTTTATTCAGTACGCCGTAGCTTCCGCAAAGCTCGCCCTTCAAGACGCGGGACTCGAAATTACAGACGAGCTTTCCCCTCTGACCGGCGCTATAGTAGGCTCGGGCATCGGAGGAATGGAAACCTATGTAAATACGGTCCTCACTATGGAGGAAAAGGGACCCGGCCGTCTATCGCCATTTTTCATCACTAATATCATCAATAACATGGCTGCTGGTTATATTTCGATATTCTTCAACGCAAAAGGCCCCAATTGCTGCACCACCACCGCTTGCGCCGCGAGCGCGCACGCCGTAGGTTACGCAGCGCAGGCAATTCAAAAGGGAGACGCGCTTATCATGTTCGCGGGCGGCTCCGAGGCGCCTGTCATACCCCTGACATTCGCGGGATTCAACGCAATGAGGGCGCTGTCTACCAGAAACGACGAACCGGAAAGGGCATCCCGCCCGTTCGACAGGGAAAGGGACGGGTTCATTATCGGAGAAGGCTCCGGTATGCTCATACTCGAGGAGATGGAGTTCGCGAAAAAGCGGGGCGCGAGAATATATGCGGAATTAGCGGGTTACGGGATGAGCGGCGACGCAAGCCACATTACGGCGCCCTCACTTGACGGCCCCGAGAGATGCATGAAGGCCGCGCTCAATGCGGGCGGCATAAATCCCGACGAGATAGATTACATTAACGCTCACGGGACATCGACTCCACTTAACGACGCAAACGAGACTAATGCCATAAAGGAAGTTTTCAAGGACAGGGCTTATAAAATCCCCGTAAGCTCGACAAAATCAATGACGGGACACCTCCTCGGCGCCGCGGGGGGAGTCGAGGCTGCATTCACGGTCAAAGCCCTTGACGAAGGGGTTCTCCCGCCCACGATAAACTATGACAATCCCGATCCCGAATGCGACCTAGACTATGTCCCCAACGAGGCCAGAAAGGAATCGATCAAAACCGCGCTCAGTAACTCTTTCGGCTTCGGCGGGACAAACGCCTCCCTGATATTCAGAAAATTAGATTGA
- the acpP gene encoding acyl carrier protein codes for MAQEKEILGKVKDMVASQLGKSEDEITPESSFIEDLGADSLDLVELIMSMEDEFGLEISDEDAESIITVQDAVNFIMERKK; via the coding sequence ATGGCTCAGGAAAAGGAAATTCTAGGCAAAGTAAAAGATATGGTCGCGAGTCAGTTGGGCAAGTCGGAGGATGAGATTACACCCGAATCTTCTTTTATAGAAGACCTGGGTGCGGATTCACTCGATCTGGTAGAGTTAATTATGTCTATGGAAGACGAGTTCGGACTTGAGATTTCCGATGAAGACGCTGAATCGATCATTACGGTACAGGACGCCGTTAACTTTATCATGGAGCGTAAAAAGTAA